A part of Aegilops tauschii subsp. strangulata cultivar AL8/78 chromosome 2, Aet v6.0, whole genome shotgun sequence genomic DNA contains:
- the LOC109750726 gene encoding uncharacterized protein C57A10.07, whose protein sequence is MSSQGFGPGSPKSFRYPRADYDLESGIPRKGRKPKASHLDAPAPLSSALMRIRFFYEAHPVAVALILLSFGLSVLILLSVYETRFRTMRSGGNEVGAHPLPGLRNLVMVAGHSIYTSASCGKTDREDSWFLEPYQKHPGQAATFLAHIKEGVEIAARDQGSLLLFSGGETRKDAGPRSEAQSYWAIAESEGWFGNDDSVRSRALTEEHARDSFENLLFSVCRFRELTGTYPQNITVVSYDFKEERFAQLHRSALGFPEERFFFSGTPATATAKEAALKGEASVRSQFQEDPYGCVGSLRVKRLKRDPFHRTIPYPNGCPELKGLFSYCGMVPYSGNLPWTQ, encoded by the exons ATGAGCAGCCAGGGGTTCGGCCCCGGGAGCCCCAAGTCCTTCCGCTACCCTAGAGCCGACTATGATCTCGAGTCCGGGATCCCCCGCAAGGGCCGCAAGCCCAAGGCCTCGCATCTCGACGCCCCCGCCCCCCTCAGCTCGGCGCTGATGAGGATCCGCTTCTTCTACGAGGCGCACCCCGTCGCGGTCGCCCTCATCCTGCTGTCCTTCGGGCTGAGCGTCCTGATCCTCCTGTCCGTGTACGAGACCCGGTTCAGGACGATGAGGAGCGGTGGCAATGAGGTCGGGGCGCACCCGCTTCCGGGCCTTCGCAACCTCGTCATGGTGGCCGGCCATTCGATATACACCAGCGCGAGCTGCGGGAAGACCGACCGCGAGGATTCGTGGTTCTTGGAGCCGTACCAGAAGCACCCCGGCCAGGCGGCCACCTTCTTGGCGCACATCAAGGAGGGGGTGGAGATCGCGGCGAGGGATCAGGGCTCGCTCCTCTTGTTTAGCGGTGGGGAGACGAGGAAAGATGCAGGGCCGAGGAGCGAGGCGCAGAGCTACTGGGCTATTGCAGAGTCGGAAGGCTGGTTTG GAAATGATGATAGTGTAAGGAGCCGGGCACTGACCGAGGAGCATGCACGAGATAGTTTTGAAAATCTCCTATTTAGCGTTTGCCGTTTCAGAGAACTCACCGGAACATACCCACAGAATATAACT GTCGTAAGCTATGATTTTAAGGAGGAAAGGTTTGCACAACTGCACAGGTCTGCACTCGGGTTCCCAGAAGAAAGGTTCTTCTTCTCAGGTACCCCAGCTACAGCTACAGCAAAGGAGGCAGCTCTGAAAGGCGAAGCCTCTGTCAGGTCTCAGTTCCAAGAAGATCCATATGGATGTGTTGGTTCTCTTCGTGTAAAGAGGCTCAAGAGAGACCCGTTTCACCGGACCATTCCATACCCCAATGGCTGCCCTGAATTGAAGGGTCTATTCTCCTATTGCGGTATGGTGCCATACTCTGGGAACCTTCCTTGGACTCAGTAG